One Streptococcus gallolyticus subsp. gallolyticus DSM 16831 DNA window includes the following coding sequences:
- the lysS gene encoding lysine--tRNA ligase: MSNEHIEELNDQQIVRREKMAALAEQGIDPFGTRFERTATSGQLKEKYADKTKEELHEINKTATIAGRLMTKRGKGKVGFAHIQDRDGQIQIYVRKDAVGDENYQIFKKADLGDFLGIEGEIMRTDMGELTIKATHLTHLSKALRPLPEKFHGLTDVETKYRKRYLDLISNRESFERFVTRSKIISEIRRYLDGLGFLEVETPVLHNEAGGAAARPFITHHNAQDMDMVLRIATELHLKRLIVGGMERVYEIGRIFRNEGMDATHNPEFTSIEVYQAYADFKDIMDLTEGIIQHASKAVKGDGPISYQGTEIAIDKPFKRVHMVDAIKEVTGVDFWKEMTLEEAQAIAKEKNVPVEKHFTSVGHIINAFFEEFVEETLIQPTFVYGHPVEVSPLAKKNAEDPRFTDRFELFIMTKEYGNAFTELNDPIDQLSRFEAQAKAKELGDDEATGIDYDYVEALEYGMPPTGGLGIGIDRLVMLLTDTTTIRDVLLFPTMK; encoded by the coding sequence ATGTCAAACGAACACATTGAAGAATTAAACGACCAACAAATCGTGCGTCGTGAAAAAATGGCAGCTTTGGCTGAACAAGGCATCGATCCTTTCGGAACTCGATTTGAACGCACAGCTACTTCTGGTCAATTAAAAGAAAAATACGCTGACAAAACTAAAGAAGAATTGCATGAAATTAACAAGACAGCTACTATCGCTGGTCGCTTGATGACTAAGCGTGGTAAAGGTAAAGTTGGTTTTGCGCACATTCAAGACCGCGACGGTCAAATCCAAATCTATGTCCGCAAAGATGCTGTCGGTGATGAAAACTATCAAATTTTCAAAAAAGCAGACCTCGGTGACTTCCTCGGTATCGAAGGTGAAATCATGCGTACAGACATGGGTGAATTGACAATCAAAGCTACTCACCTTACTCACTTGTCTAAAGCGCTTCGTCCACTCCCAGAAAAATTCCACGGACTTACAGACGTTGAAACAAAATATCGTAAACGTTACCTTGACTTGATTTCAAACCGTGAAAGCTTTGAACGCTTTGTGACTCGTTCAAAAATCATCTCAGAAATCCGTCGTTACCTTGACGGACTTGGTTTCTTAGAAGTTGAAACACCAGTCCTTCACAACGAAGCTGGTGGTGCTGCTGCTCGCCCATTTATCACTCACCACAATGCACAAGATATGGACATGGTTCTTCGTATCGCAACTGAACTTCACTTGAAACGTCTTATCGTTGGTGGTATGGAAAGAGTGTACGAAATTGGACGTATCTTCCGTAACGAAGGTATGGATGCCACACACAATCCTGAATTCACATCTATCGAAGTTTATCAAGCCTATGCCGACTTCAAAGATATCATGGATTTGACAGAAGGCATTATCCAACACGCTTCAAAAGCTGTTAAAGGTGACGGTCCTATTTCATACCAAGGAACTGAAATTGCCATTGACAAACCATTTAAACGTGTTCACATGGTTGATGCCATTAAAGAAGTTACTGGCGTTGATTTTTGGAAAGAAATGACTCTCGAAGAAGCGCAAGCTATTGCCAAAGAGAAAAATGTACCAGTTGAAAAACACTTCACTTCAGTTGGTCACATCATCAACGCTTTCTTTGAAGAATTTGTCGAAGAAACATTGATTCAACCAACATTTGTTTATGGACACCCAGTTGAAGTTTCTCCTCTTGCTAAGAAAAACGCAGAAGATCCTCGCTTCACTGACCGCTTCGAACTCTTCATCATGACTAAAGAATACGGTAATGCCTTTACCGAACTTAACGATCCAATCGATCAATTGTCACGTTTTGAAGCCCAAGCAAAAGCTAAAGAACTTGGTGACGACGAAGCAACTGGAATTGACTACGACTACGTCGAAGCCCTTGAATACGGTATGCCACCAACAGGTGGACTTGGTATCGGTATCGACCGCCTAGTCATGCTCCTCACAGACACAACAACAATCCGCGACGTCTTGTTGTTCCCAACGATGAAGTAA